The window GTGAGCACAGTATCTCATGTGTCTAAGTacgtctttttgtttttgttttaaattatccgttttctttcccttttttaaatattttatttatttagttgagaggtagagttatagacagagagagggagatggagagaaaggtcttccattggctggttcactccccaaatggctgcaacggctagagctaagctgatctgaatccaggagtcaaaAGCTTCTCCCCGGTCTCCtaagtggatgcagggccccaagcacttgggccgtcttccactgcttttccaggccataagcaaagagctggatgggaagaggagcagctgggactagaaccagcatccatatggaatgccggcactgcaggtgaagagTTAGCCTaccaagccacagcacctgccccactggtctctctctttttttttttttccccactggtCTCTTTCAACCTCTTTCCAACCACCCTATGTCAATACTATAGTCCAGTTCCCATTCCCAGCCCTGTTGAATCTAACCTCTTGGTGTAGAAAGagacatttcctttctttttattccttcttGGGTCTTGCAGACTTCAGTATCTCAAGCTTGTCCAGACTTTGGGATCACAGAGggaaagctgggggggggggtctagtCTAGGAGCAGTGGGTACACCCATTCTGGTACACTTTTCCCAGAGCAAGCATGGTGACTCACTTAGAAGGTAAGAATACCATTCCCAAGTTAGCATTAATTCAACTCACTAAGAACAAATTCTTTTCTCAAATGTGACTTTGCCCTAGCCTTGTTTTGTTTGGGAGCCTTTGGCTTTCTGCAGCTTGGTTGCAGGCATCGTGACATTACCTGGCATTATGTCAGTTCCCAGGATAATACAAGCCAAGTCCAAACTTCTCTCAATAATATTACAGGGTGGGGTATGTGTGGATGGCTTTCAGTTCCTAGTACTATAATGCTCCCTTGATAAATGTTGAATTCAATATAATCCACTTTTCAGTATGGGGTATCAAGATAGTCTTTGAATAGCTATTAGATTTCTATCCTGTAGTTATACAACATATGACTCCTTGAAATAAGTTCacttacatatttcaaaatgggAACTTCATACTTCCTAATTTGGGACTGGGAGCTcctcatcccatgtgggagtaccTAGGTTTGCGTCCAGGCTTCTAAGCCAACTGCTTGGGAGGcaggatcaagtacttgggtccctaccacccaagtgggagactcagagtgagTTTCTATTTATGTCTGGACCAGCTCAGGcttttgcgggcatttgggaagtgaaccagcagatgggactctttgtctctctgcctttaaaataaataaataaataaataattgcaatacatacataaatcttttaaaaatattaaaatttttaaaaaaagcactgagggggctggtgctgtggcagctgCCGGTGGATTCAGTtctgtgctatggtctgggaaagcagcagaagatggcccaagcgtttgggcccttgcactggcatgggagacttgcaagaagctctggctcctggcttcttatagGCCCAGTTCCAGGagggccttttggggagtgaaccagtggacgtaagatctctctctgcaactctgccttttcaaataaacaaatctttaataataatataataaagcaCTGAGCAAGGAGCATCAAACTTTTCACAGGGAAAACGGAGTGAGATTCCTTTAAGGGGCGGgcccccaagccccgcccccgacACCTGGCCTAGGTGAACCACATTTCCCAGCGGCCTCTCTGGGCCCCTACGCCTGCGCACTGGCTGCGGAGGAAGGCCAGCCGAACTCCCGCGCTCCGCGGTCGCCTGTCGTCGCCTAGTAGGCTTGGCGCCTGGGCCATGGAGGGGGTCGCGTTGGCCACGACTGGCCGTGCGGCCGCTGCCAAGGCCGAGGGAGCGGCAGCCACGCCGCCGCCACCTCCCGGCTCCCCGCCTGCCCTCACCCCGGCGCCCGCAGCCGAGGAGGAGGGCCTGGCGCTGGTGCCTGAGGCGGGGGCTCCCGGCTGCTCGGGCGCCCGGCCCCACGCGCTGGACCTGGAGCGCAGCCTCGGCCGCTTGAGAGGCCGCTTCGAGGACGACGacgaggagctggaggaggacgaggagctggaggaggacgaggaggaggaggaggaagagttgagCCACTTCTCGCTGAGGCTGGAGGGGGGCCGGGCGGATtcggaggacgaggaggaggtcGGTGGCGCCCCCGACCGCGCGGCCTCGGTGGCCTCCGGGACGCAGCTGCCGCCGCCCACGCTCGCTCGGGGGCCTCGCCCTCCCGCCTGGGCGCGTGGTCCAGGGCCTGCGTCCCGGCAGCTTCCTCCCAGCATTGGTGCTTGGGCTTCACGCGAGTCCCTCGGACGTCCCGGGTCTGATTCCTTCTGCTGTGGGTGATGGCCCAGGCCGTCCGTGCTAGGTGGCTCCGGCGTGCTCGGCCTTCGGGGAGTCTGCCGTGGAGCCGAGAGGCGTCGGTTGATGGAGGGGGGTGGACAGGCTGATAACCCCGTCTCGGTCTGTTCAGTCGGCTTGCAAAGATGCGTGATTGGTTTATCGCAGCGGAGCATTCTTCTTCAACGTGGGTGACACACCTTGCTAGTCAGATTAGCTTACTCACCTTAGACACCAGGATCTGGAAAGTTTGCCCATCTCCTAAGTAATTTCGTAAAGGCAGTATGCCTTGTATCTAAGGGAACGAGAGCCGTCGGAAACGGGGATTTGTGTTACTGTATCTTTTCAGCGACGTTTTAAAGATGTGAAGGTATATGTTTCCGTGTTGTAGTTAAGTGACACAGTATTTAAAGTGAAATCATGAAATTATGGCTTAAGAGTGTGAGAAGAGAAGAATTTGTGATTTTAAACCATTTCCGTTGTATTTGCAGCGCCTGATTAATCTCTCTGAGCTGACCCCCTACATCTTGTGTTCCATCTGCAAGGGTTACCTAATAGATGCAACTACCATCACAGAATGTCTTCATACCTGTAAGTGTACGGTTCACTTTTCTGAATATTAGTTTCAGCTTTATAAATGTTCTTAGAAATCCTAAtttcagctttttcttttctgacagTTTGTAAAAGCTGCATTGTAAGACACTTTTACTATAGCAATAGATGTCCAAAATGCAACATAGTAGTACATCAAACACAGCCTCTTTATAACATAAGGTAAGAAGACTATATAAAGGTTCTAATTGTTTTAAGTATACATTTCCTGAAAGCTTGACTTGTGTAGTTGGGATTAAATTCTTGACCTCCCTCAAAATTAAAAGGATGGGAATTACATACGCCTTTGAGAAATGTGTGTAGAGCACTTAACTCTGTATTGGACGCTGTGCTGACTGCTGGGGACTTTAACCATtgtggtgtcccacatgggtagcaggggcccagcgaCATGAgccgttttctgctgccttcccaggctcattagcaggaagctggataggaagcggagtagccaggacaatGACATtatgatatgggatactggcatgacAAGctgaacctactgtgccacatccCAGCCTCATCTGCtggtgtcttttttaaaaaacactgacctttttccataagaattttaacCCATTTATGTTAATGAGGCTAGTGTAAGCTTTTTATTTGGTATGcagtatttagaattctgtttaaaaattatttttctaaattttgcttatttgaaaggcaaagagttggaaagagacacacagagatagaaatgtcatccactggttcagtccccagatgtttGCAGTGGTGGAgactggacctgggccaggccaaaacaaggagccaggagctcattactagtctgccatgtgggtggcagggattaaAACACTTGAGCTGTGCATTGCTGTCACCCAGCATGTGCATTAGAGGGAAGCTCGAATCAGCTCTCAGCCAGACTCAAATCCATGCGCTCTGATATGGGGATAATATGTGGGCATCCACCACAACATCTTAACTGATTTGTAAAACTGTCCCAGCAGCTTTTCTAGGATTAATACCTGTAACAACTGTGCACTTTAGAAAAGCCTCTGTGGTAGGCTTACTAACCAGTTCCTGCTCAGCTTCCAAGGAGAACTAAAGGTAGATTACTTTGTTCACTCACCAGatactgtgactttttttttattaccttCGTAGGAGAGCACTTTGCAGATGATGCACAGAAGTTAAAAATACAGTCTCTGCCATGAACTCAAGTTCTTTTTGAGGGACTGAGACTAGTACATAAGAAACAATTTAGTGAACCTTTCGAGAATCTGTGATTACCTACGATTGCTTGAGATTCTCTCAGTCAGATTGTATTTTAGGTACTGTGAGTGCTGCTTAAAAGTAACTGGCCTCTGAAAAAGAAGGTATCTATCCCCAAGGGAAAACTCAGTTAACTCACTCTGTACTGAAATGCATTTTTCCTAAATTTTGAGGTATTCTCCATCCTTTCCTTTTATTAGGTTGGACCGACAGTTACAAGACATAGTATACAAATTAGTGATCAATCTAGAGGaaagtaagttttttttattacatAGTTGTGAATCCCAGAATCTATGCTCTGCTAGTTTCATTTTAAGTGTAATTTAGTCtgtgttttatcattttttaggagaaaaaaagcaaatgcatgaTTTCTATAAAGAAAGAGGTCTAGAAGTACCTAAACCTGGTAAGTTtggatttataaatataaatttataaatataatgtatttataaAGAATACTAACTTAAGAAAATTTCTGCTCTCTGAAATTGTTTTTGGGGATAACTAGTTACTATTATATCCAACCGAGAAAAATTCTAAAGATAATGTTGTGGTGTATTCCAGTTTGTTTATAAGGATTAAAGTGTTTAATCTCTGAAACTACATttctgagttcctagctctgccGCTTTACTAGGTGTGTGACTTCAGCAAATTACTTCAgtgtttcagtttccttatctataaaatggtgaTGATAATGGCAGTTCATAAAAACATGCATTGAATGACACAAGCACTTAAAACAGTGCCTGACACAAAGTAACtgcataacattttttttttttttttttttttttttacgatgcTGGTAATGTGGCAGTATGGGTGTTTCATATTCAGATAGATTTGGGTTTAAATCCTAGTTCTTCGATATTACTGTAGGCACATTGCCTAATTTCACTAaacctcagatttttttttcccccacttacgatgtatttatttattgaaaggcccAGTGacaaatcttctgtccactggttcattccataaatggctgcaaaggctggggtcatccagtctgaagccaggagcctagaactctatctggtctctcatgtagatgagagcagagaactggatcagaagcagaacagccaggacttgaaccagcactcttaaatggatgctgatgttgcaagtggcagcttaacctgctgcacgacAATGCTGGACCtccttagtttctttcttttcctttttttaaaaatatttatttgaaaggtggatgacagagagagtgagtaaagctgctgcctgtgatgccggcatcctgtatgggctcaggttcttgtcctgactgcttctcttgtgatccagctccctgctaataacctgggaaaagcagcagaggatggcccaaatgtttgggcacctgttacccacatgagactgaatgaagctcttggcttctggcttctggcttggcccagcccttgctgttgcagccatctgggaagtgaagcagcagatgcaagatctctctctcaatctctttctctctgtgtgtctctgtctctgcctgtctctgtaaaactctgactctcaaataaattaatcttataaaataaataaagagggagagacagagatcttctatccacttatTCACTTCTGAAATGCAGATTAGGGCTGAgccgggccaaaaccaggagccaggaaaccctcaggtttcctacatgggcaGAAACCCCACATACTTAGGCCATCATTctgtctcccagatgcattagcaggaagctggatctggggCTTGGAgtaggcactcccatatgggttgtgggtgttccaagtggtagcttaacctacttaACAACAATGTTTACCACAGCTTCAGtttctttattaattaaaaaaagtagcGGTATTACTATATCATATGATTATATAGTAAGTATTaaataggctggtgccgcggctcactaggctaatcctctgcttgtggcgccagcaccccaggttctagtcccatttggggtgccgaattctgtcctggttgctcctcttccagtccagctctctgctgtggcccaggtgcttgggccctgcacctgcatgggagaccaggaagaagctcctggcttcggatcaatgcagcgcgctggctgtggtggccatttcggggggtgaaccaacggaaaaggaagacctttctctctctctctctcattgtctaactctgcctgtttaaaaaaaaaaaaaaaggattaaatgagGTGATGCTTGTAAAGTGCTAAATGTGAGCCTGGCACTTAGTAgtgggttgttgtttttttttttttttttttttaattataaggattttatttatttacttgagaggtagagttacagacaatgagaggaagagactgaaaggtcttccatccgctggttcactccccaaatggccgcaccagccagagctgggccaatccgaagtcaggagccaggagcttctgtctgggtctccacgcgggtgcagcgGCTCGagtacatgggtcatcttctattgctttcccaggccaaagctgagagctggatcagaagagaagcagcctggactagaactggcacccatatggaatgcctgcgaacctactgcgccacagtgctggcccctctagtaGTGCTTTTAAAGGGTCGTCTATGAAAGCTGTGCTGTTCTGCTGAGCTCTCTGGGCCTGATAAGCCTTCCATTACAAAGTTGCCCCCAGGCTTGCCACTAATTTCATTGTCTTTAAAAGATTAGctgatgatatatatatatatatatgtatatatatatatattttgacaggcagaatggacagtgagagagagagagacagagagaaaggtctccttttgccattggttcaccctccaatggccgctgcggccggcgcaccgcgctgatccgatggcaggagccaggtgcttatcctggtctcccatggggtgcagggcccaagttcttgggccatcctccactgccttcccaggccacagcagagagctggcctggaggaggggcaactgggacagaatccagcgccccgaccgggactagaacccggtgtgccggcgccacaaggtggaggattagcctagtgagccgtggcgctggccagctgATGATATTAAAGAAAAGATTGATTGAATgccttgttattttttaaatagttgatgTGATACCTGTATAATTGTTTTCAAAGATCTCAATTTATAGAATTTTCATTCTAAATCagctttttcctttggtttccaAATAGCTGTTCCACAGCCAGTCCCTTCAAACAAAGGACGATCTAAGAAAGTCCTAGAGTCTGTGTTTCGTATTCCACCTGAACTTGATATGTCTTTGTTACTGGAGTTCATTGGGTGAGTACCCTAAAAATCTACCTTGAAGAATTATTTAGGTCCCAACAGTTAAAAATCACCCTGAACACTGGGCAATCAGATTTTCCTGAcatcccttttaaaaattaattatgaaaTAATCTAAAACATGGGGCAAGGTATAAAGAGTGGAACACTAGCATCCTTATTATCTGGCTTAAGAAATAAACCATTGCTAATAGAGCTGAAGCCCTTGGCTACCTCTTCTGTTTATACCATATTCCCAGAGGATAATAGCCGTTCTCCAAAAAAGTGGCATTTGCCATTCCCATAATACTTTTTTCATGCTTACTACATGTATACTCAttctaagaaatatataaaattgtttttaccaatttaaaaactttcaggggctggcattgtggcataactagttaagctgctacttgcaatgttggcatcccatatgggtatcagttagaaccctgggtgctccagttctgattcagctccctgatagtgcacctaggaaggcaacagaacatagcccaggtatttgggcccatgtacccacttAAAAGACagggatgaaactcctggcctcttcctagcccagctctggctattgtggccatttggggagtgaaccagtagatggaagacctctctctatatctctcttttCCACTccttctgtaactgtctttcaaatacataaaatatttaaaaaacacacaaaactttATGGGTAGTCATTTGATGCAgcggttaagcctctgcttattttgtagagcctgggttcaagtctcagctccattcctatttccagcttcctgctggtacacaCCTTGGGAGAGAGTGGTGATGACCCAAGTTTCtgtcatccctgtgggagacttggattgagagCCTCCTtcgtggacatttgaggaatgaaccaaccagATGGGAGGTATCTCCCTCCCTAGTAAAAAATTTAAGTGGTGTAATATTGTGTTTTCCAACTTGTTTTTGCTCAGTATTATgattcatcaatttttttttttggacaggcatagttagagatagaaaggtcttccttttccattggttcaccccccaaatggctgctacggtgcgccatactgatccaaagccaggagccaggtgcatcccccaagtctcccatgcgggtgcagggcccaagcatttgggccatcctctactgccttcccgggtcacagcagagagctagactggaagaggagcagctgggacaggatccggcgccccagctgggactagaacccagtgtgctggcaccacaggcggaggattagctaagcgagccgcggtgccggccgattCATCAATGTTGAAATGTGTAGCTCTAATTCGTTCATTTTCACCATTGTCTGGTATGAATATgtcataattatctttttttttttaaggtatatttatttgaaagagttaaaaagagggaggaagaccGAGAGATTGATCCTCTatcctttggtttactctccaaatggccacagtggccagggctggctcaggcagaagccaggagcctggaactcaatatatatgggtcttccacctgggtggtaggggcccaaatacttgggctgtttcctgctgctttcccaggcatattagcaaggagctgcattggaagtagagcagccaggacttgaaccagttctcaTATGGGATTGGCTGGTGTCATAGATGGAGACTTGACCTGctgccacaaagcctgcccctgtCATTGGTACTGTTGAATATTCAGCTtgtttccagtcttttttttttttttttttttttttgctattataaacaaTGTTGTTATAAACAtcctgtgttttttgttttgttttgttttattttgttttttaattttttttttttttttttttttttatttaaaaggcagaattacagagaggtggaggcagaggtagagaggtcttccatccgctggttcattccccagttggctgcaacagctggagctgggctgatccaggagcttcttccagttctcccacacaggttcaggggcccaaagttgggccatcttctgctttcccaggccatggcagagagctggattggaagtggaacagccaggactcaaaccagtgcccatatgagatgccaacactttaggcagcggctttaccccctacaccatagtgccagccccgcaTCATCATGTTTAAATGTGAGATTGTCCTTTAGAGTATGGATTTGTTGAATCTTAGGATATATTCCTCTTCAATTTTACTTGATTTTACCAAATTGTTTTCGAAAGTAGttgtgttttttctcatttttaaaaaatattttatttatttgtttatttatttatttttgacaggcagagttagtgagagagagaaagagagaaaggtcttccttttccgttggttcaccccccaaatggccgctacgggtgcagggcgcaagcatctgggccatcccccactgccttcctgggccacagcagagagctggactggaagaggagcaatcaggacagaatccggtaccccaaccgggactataacccaggatgccggcactgcaggcggaggattagccaagtgagctaaggcactggtctatttatttatttgagaggtagagttacagacaggtcttccatctactagttcacccgCCTCAAGTGGCCCCAActcccggagctgggccaattagaagccaggagcttcttctgggtctcccacatggg of the Oryctolagus cuniculus chromosome 15, mOryCun1.1, whole genome shotgun sequence genome contains:
- the PCGF6 gene encoding polycomb group RING finger protein 6 isoform X3 produces the protein MEGVALATTGRAAAAKAEGAAATPPPPPGSPPALTPAPAAEEEGLALVPEAGAPGCSGARPHALDLERSLGRLRGRFEDDDEELEEDEELEEDEEEEEEELSHFSLRLEGGRADSEDEEERLINLSELTPYILCSICKGYLIDATTITECLHTFCKSCIVRHFYYSNRCPKCNIVVHQTQPLYNIRLDRQLQDIVYKLVINLEEREKKQMHDFYKERGLEVPKPAVPQPVPSNKGRSKKVLESVFRIPPELDMSLLLEFIGANEGTGHFKPLEKKFVRVSGEATIGHVEKFLRRKMGLDPACQDGLLVLHYGLVVSPLKIT
- the PCGF6 gene encoding polycomb group RING finger protein 6 isoform X1; translation: MEGVALATTGRAAAAKAEGAAATPPPPPGSPPALTPAPAAEEEGLALVPEAGAPGCSGARPHALDLERSLGRLRGRFEDDDEELEEDEELEEDEEEEEEELSHFSLRLEGGRADSEDEEERLINLSELTPYILCSICKGYLIDATTITECLHTFCKSCIVRHFYYSNRCPKCNIVVHQTQPLYNIRLDRQLQDIVYKLVINLEEREKKQMHDFYKERGLEVPKPAVPQPVPSNKGRSKKVLESVFRIPPELDMSLLLEFIGANEGTGHFKPLEKKFVRVSGEATIGHVEKFLRRKMGLDPACQVDIICGDHLLERYQTLREIRRAIGDAAMQAEWTVRDREKGLPFFRWFTPQWLLTAGAPR
- the PCGF6 gene encoding polycomb group RING finger protein 6 isoform X2, yielding MEGVALATTGRAAAAKAEGAAATPPPPPGSPPALTPAPAAEEEGLALVPEAGAPGCSGARPHALDLERSLGRLRGRFEDDDEELEEDEELEEDEEEEEEELSHFSLRLEGGRADSEDEEERLINLSELTPYILCSICKGYLIDATTITECLHTFCKSCIVRHFYYSNRCPKCNIVVHQTQPLYNIRLDRQLQDIVYKLVINLEEREKKQMHDFYKERGLEVPKPAVPQPVPSNKGRSKKVLESVFRIPPELDMSLLLEFIGANEGTGHFKPLEKKFVRVSGEATIGHVEKFLRRKMGLDPACQVDIICGDHLLERYQTLREIRRAIGDAAMQDGLLVLHYGLVVSPLKIT